The following nucleotide sequence is from Toxoplasma gondii ME49 chromosome IV, whole genome shotgun sequence.
gtTTGTTGAAACTAGAGGACACATAAGAGctgagaaagggaggaactTTTCTTGCACAGTCGCAGGTGGTGACGCTTCCCTAGCAACCAACAGCCAGGCAGGCAATGGACCATCTGGAAAGGTTTTTGGTGTAACACAGGCCCTTGCGCGCGCTAGGGAACGCTCACGCTACGAATGCGAGACATAGAGACTAATTCTCTCATGTGAGCCCCTCTAAATCCGCGCTAAAGACTGCACTCCAAACCCCACTTGACTGGATAGACCTTCCAGGTCAAACGCTGACTCGCTTCTGAGACAGCTTGTCAGTCGAAATCGTCCGACATGACGCCAAGAAACGGAACAAAAAGCTGTCTCCTTgtgcctctctccgctcttctcagGGTATCTCCATCTCCATACACAGCAGAGCTTCTGCATATCTATATACCTGcaaatatatagatatgtatatatatatatatatatatatgtacatatatatctgtggacaaatatatatatatatatataggtatgtATAAAGATATGTgaatatatccatatatgaATATAATACACATGTATCTCTGGACCTCTCTGCCTGGTTCCACGAACCTGTATACCTCGACTGCAGAGCTACGATGAGGTAACGGTTCTGAGTCGGACGCTTCACGGCGATCTCACACACGTGCATGCGGCAAAGACGAGTCGAtatttctttcttcttttgacAACTTACGAaacgctctctctgtcactcGCTCTTCAGCGACGCAACATTACAGTAGCGTCGTCCATATTTGCACGTGAACGGAGGAGTGTGGATGCGCGTTAGTTcactggagaaaaacgaactccgacgtgcatgcatagaGATGGAGATATCTACTTGTCTGCCCACCCGAGATCTCCATATCCCTTCAGATAATCGTCGACGACTACATATCAAGGTCTGGACGACAGTTCTGAGtcatctgaaaaaaaaaaggAGCAGAACGCTCACGGACCGGACAAGGCTGCGGCGCACCGGGGCTGAATTGTCTACTGGGAACTCCCGACATTTCTGAGTAAAGCCGCACGGAAGCAGCCAGGAGAAAGTACCAACTGCAACgcagtctgtctgtgtgtgtgtcgaagaaggaaagtAAACGTAGAGCAGAGGAATGCGGCAACATCCCCCGCTGAGCTGGTTGCCACTGAAGTGGGCATCGCCGCGGCTTCCGTTCCAGCTGCATGCAATTGACAGCCCGCCCAGCTGctcctttgtctttttccttgGTTTTGAGATTTTCATTCTAAGCACGCTTTCAGCAGgctgttttctgtgttttacatgtcgtttcgctttctttgtGCCCGTACGCAGCCAAATGCTGGAGACAATTTTCCCCTACTTGTCGCTTCATTCGTTATCGACCTTGCGTAGAAGCGTGGAtgcttttctcgccgtcgaTTTGTCCCGTCTCTCAGAGCGcgcctccttttcgtctttcttaTTCGGAAAGCACGTCCGAAAACAGAGACCAGCGGCCGAGGAAGCAAATTGCGCGTCGCCAGAGATACGGAACGACTGACTTCCGCTCCGCGGCGACGACGGCGTCTTTGTGCACGGAACAAGCCGTCGCTCATCTGCATCTATCGCTTCTATCGACCCTGAGACAGGCATTCCTTTTTTTGCCCGTCCGTCTTgcctccacttctcttctgcttctgcttctcgtcgaaactccctcgccgtcgcctAATCCCTCCACCCTCCCAGGACGGTGGTACCGACGATTCTCGCGTCTGCGACCCGTCTACACTCGCTCTGAAGTCGGCCTGGACATCAGTTGTCCCAACGCACTCCCTTCGAACGAAACTGGTCTGGCACAGCCTTACTGAAAGTGGTAACAGCCGTCCATATACAAATGCATATTTGAATATGTATTTGCTTATTAAGCCTAGAGCATCATATAGAGGTGAACGAGCGCGGTCGTCGTAGGATGTGAAATTCACTACGTTTATCCTTTCTGGCTTCTGTGCCGCCTCGCGCTTCCGTGGCGAGGCCGCATGCATCGCATACGCTTTTCCCTGTTTTCCTTTGCTGCACTGTTTTGTTTATCCCTTTCACAGCCTCTTTGCTTCCCTCGCACCGCTTCCCTTTTTTCCGAGAGCGAATGAAGAGATCTCGACGCTCGTGCACGCCATGGAGgtcacttcttctccctccttcgtcttctctcccttctctctgctttggTCTtacttcttctcgctcgctgAGGCGTCTCCGCGGAAACTTagacgacgacggagagagcgggagaaagTGGAACTTTTCGTCGGGTGACGAGAGCAGGGCGCTAGGAAAGGACAACGCAGCGTCATCTTTTCCTCAGTCTGAAACTGTGTGTCGGTCTCGTCGGTACTGCGGTTTCGTCGGTCTCTCAcgctcttgttctctttccttcgctccgaattcctgttcctctcgtggttcttctcgccgtctcccttctctctctcgtctacTCTCTCTCACTGATTTgtttcgttcttcgtcttctggtGAACCCCCCGCCTCGCAttcgtcttcgttcctctgCTGGTCTTCCTCGCGTCGAAAAAATgtgctgtctgtgtctctccctccctggCTTCCTTcccgcgctgtctccgtctctcttctttcgtttggAAATTTTCCTCCTCATTCAGGACTCAGTCGCGTCCCGTCATCGTCTTGCCCGAACGCTGGTTTGCCTCTCTAcacgcgttcttctccatctccattcccttccctctctatgtctcctctctcagtcTCGCACTCAGCCTCTCTggctcgctgtctctctgcttcttcctcctcttcgtcttctctctgttcttctcttcgttatttttctctccgttcttcttctctctgttcttcttctctctgttttttctgttctctccctgcttcctctcgctctccgtgCTCTCCCTGTCCGACCCCCCCTCTCCGTTCTTGTCGCCTTTCGTCGCCgccgttctcgccttctctcgacgCTGCATCTGTGCCGCTGTCAGACGTCCGCGCCCACCGGCAGGAGACtctttctcgagtttttctccctctcagACAAGACAACGAAGATCTGGAAAAACGGGTGAAGGAGGCTGCAGAAACgctggaaaacgcagagccCAAGCGAGCAACTacagcgagaaacgaagccgaaggagacacctgtctcttcctgcctcagggggagaggaggagagacgctgacgcaagcgagagagaacgcaccGGGAGATccaaggagagcgaggagcaacggagaagccgagatacagacaatacatttcgagagacagaacatgTGACCACGATGGAAGCAGGAGCACCTGCACTGAGAGCGTTTGAAGAGAccacaaagaagaagaaagccggaggaaagagaagcacaAAGACCAAGGCATCGGCTGAGGGCCAGGCCGGCTCACAGAGAGAGGTAATCGGTGTTCCAGAAGCCGTcagaaagaacaagaggacggagaaggcTTGCTCTGCGGGCGCTTCCCTCGATTCCTccgcgaaaaaggagaagcaacgagagaaaacgaagataTCGAGGAAAAAACATGTTGTCTTCGACCCCAAGGAAGCCTGGAGTGCCTTCCTGAACGCTTCAGAGAATCGGGTCATCGCTTTCTCGGAGTTCCAAGAACAGTGCCGAGTGACAGGGGAGGCGGGTCGTCGAGGTGACCTCCCGACGGACGAGGTAAGAAAGTATCGCTGGCGGATCTTGACGAggacggaagagaaggagagacacagaccgGAGTAGACTGCAGAAAGCATTGAGAAACATGCGCGCGGCAAACCGAAACAGATCGAAGGAGGcttccgcgcatgcaggcgaagCGAGGCGGCGCGGAGATTACTGAGAAatggatgaagaagaagcgatggacgaagaaggagagacggtgactgtgaagaaggaaagtgAAGATAATGGAATGGATCGaccgcgaagaggaggagatatgagagatgaggaagaaaacaaaggaagaaaggagaagagaagctaaagatgggaggagagagacggaaaagatgaaggaaaaagaggagcgaaagatgggcgaaggcgagaagctaaagacgacagaagaagggagacgaacaAGATGAAGGGAAACGTTTGCAAACTCATGTGTTGATCCGTTACTTCATCCATGAACGTTTGAAACGAGAGTTGTTTTTGCAGGTGCGGGTGGTCGTCACCACCGTTGCGGAGCTGGAAGCTCTCCTTCAGTCCCAgttcgtcgtttcctctgcttttcggCCGTCGTCGCCCGTCGGCGAGGCCTCtgcgctttcctcttctctgtctcctcggtctGCCGGCGCTTCGTCGCTGTCAGGTCTGTGGAGACCCccgttctcctccctctccggtTGCTCGCCAAGCGCTGCTGCTTTCCTGTCgcctcccgcctctctctgcactttGCTTTGCTTGTTCGAGGACGGGAGCACAACTACTCGGTCCTCTAAGCGTCTGACGGAGGCGCGGTACTCGAATCGAACCTATCGCTCTCGCTTTCCAGAGCCGGTGGCattcctcctctcgctcgcgcATGCGCCAGACGCGGCGGCGCCCAGAGCACTTGGACCGAGGAAGGGGGAAGACGCTGCAGAAGAccgagagacggaagaagccCGGTCTTCTTCCGCGAACTGTCAGgagggacgagagagacagcgaggagagaggcgcgacgaCGCGAAGATGGTTTCTACTAGGGAGTCCGAGACCAAGAGAGATCGGGGAAGTCGAGAGCAAACGACCTTGCCCTTCAGGTGGCTgcatgttcttctcccttgtaATCCGCGGCTCTTTGGAGACGCACGGATGCATCTGAACGGTTCGCCCAGGACAGCtgcgccgcctccttcgtccacagtgtcttcttctccgtcttcttcgtcggcgtcctcttttctctcgcgctcttcgtctgcatgctCAATGGCTGCAGCCTGCTCCTCTTCGagcctctcctctttcccctcttcctcttcgtctgtctcctcgctgtccaCTTTgacgtctctgtgtctgcagtCGGGATCCCGCGCGTCTGCAGACGAGCTCACCGAGAAGATTTGGGAGACGATTCGTCTGGTAGCGCACATTGACGGACTGATGCTTCGGAGTGGAGGACCGacgttctgtttctctgctcaAGAGACGCTGCgccctcttcttcagaggTTTCCGAAGGACGGTAGGGAGACGGGGAGCGAAGCGGGCAAAGAGGACGGGAGccatttctctcgctgcacaGTGCCAGAGGGCTTCAGGGAACAGGCCGTCGCGCGGAATCGAGAGTCCtagagaaacagcgaaatGCCTGCCAAGTGCCAATTTGGAATCTACACAGACGCACCCGAGGCCTGTGGACTTCGCACCCAGGCGACTCACCGGTCTAGGCAGTTCACTCCGCCCCACagcgaaaagaggaaacgtgCAGGAGCAGGGAATCGACAGAAGAGGCGACCTGTTTCTCGACGTTGGCGTGACTGTAGAGTCTCTTGTGAAGGACAACTCGATGCCGATGAAGAAGcggcttcgtttcctcgttttccatATGTTCGCTGGCTCTCGACTGTCCCATTCAGGTCCTCTGTTGACGCCTTCTCCCGCCGTTTTGTgtcgtctgtcttctgtgtgtgtgaTGCTCCTGCGTGTCAacctcgcttctttctgcgacTTTCAGTCTTAGGTTTTCGGACGCTCCTCGACGGTAGCTTGGTGCACTGGCTGCTCCATCCGGACGACCCTGTCGACACAGCGAAGCCGGGCGCCCTCGAGCAGTGCGTGCTGTTGAACGagcaagaagcgaaaacagcgaatccagattcttctctcccttctccgctcccttcgctctcttcgtcggccTTCCCTCTCGATACCAGGGTGTCAATGGACCTTTCGAGCGACGCAAAGcgacagagcgaagagggagaagagggagaagagggagaagagggagaagagggagaagagggagaagaagaattcgacggcggagaaggggaagaagacagcgaacaaggagaggcggagagccGGAGTGtggagagtggagaagcaggGGCGAGTCGAAAAAAATCGAGCGAGAatgaaaagacaaagaaagccGGCAAAACGACGCGGCCAgcgacggaagaagacacactgGAGGTGGCAGACCCTCGTTTAGCTGCTTTCAAGGTtcgcagaaggaaagagaggaaaccggTTCTcggatgtctctctctgttcgtgCGACTGACAGCAGGAGTCCAGGCATGATGTACTCAACTGATGTGGAAGAGCGGCAGTGTCGCAGGATGAAGTCggttgcgtttttctgtgcgCTTGTCTTCCCCTAAAATACTGGGAGCAGATTCTCCAGCGTgtctgtctttgcttttcttttctaTCTGGGGTCGACTTCTCGCCGCTGGAGGTCTCTCGTCTGCCTGCTGCTCGGTGAAACCTTGTCACGTTAGAGGACAGACTGCacttccgctctctctccttctcgttggTGTCTGaactctctgtctcggacCCGCTTCTTCGATTGTGGACGCCCGGCAACAGTTTTCTTTGTCGACcttcgcatgcgttttctgcatttCGTGCGGATCTTTGCACTGTATGCACGAGCCTGTCACACGCCCCATGCACAGATGTCTTCTGCTGTTTCCCTTCGTTTCCGCCTGGCGTCTCCTGTCCCCCGTGGTGAGAGTTACCTTGAAAAAAACTGAGTTTTACTCTCCACCCCAGTTTTTTTTACTCTTGAAGGCACAGAGAGTTGTCTTTAGCACATGGACGTGATTCaccgaaaaaaacggagtGCGTCGTAAGCGTTTAAAGTGCAGCTTCACGAGGATGGAAAGGCCCTGCAGCTGTTGTTCTTGTCTTGGGATCTTGGTTGGCGTCGAACGCAAACGTCGCCTTATACGTGTATTGGAGCAGGTGTGAGTCTGTCCGCATTCGCAGGCGCAACTCGAGGTGACTGCGGAAGACAAGGGAGCTTCTGGGGTGTCGTCGACTTCCAGCTTCCACTGGTTCCGAGTCTTCCACGAcgctgttcttctcgcgcgtctcgccctcgctTCGCGTCACCTCCTTCGGACTCACCAACTTGTCCAGTGCGTCATGTCGCTTCGCGTGCGGTTGACgagttcttttttctccgtcaaGTTTCTCATGAGCTCCACTCAGAACGCTGTGTGATTTCTGGTTAATTTTGGACTATCCATCTGGATAATCGAGTCCGAATTCCGCTGCTGTATCGAATGCGTTATCTGTCGAGTTCGTGCTTCTGAACAACTTAACGAACTCTACTTTctcatgcatgcagtgcacTCTCGGCCACCATGacttgcttttttcttctctaaGGCTTGTCCAACAGTTCAAATGACAgaactttcttctctttctacATTCAACCTTCCATCTTCCACTCCCAGTTTTTCGGTTGTcttgtctccctcgtcttgcCCCTTTCAtcgtcgcctctgtttttttcttgttttcacTCTTGGCTTCCCTCAAATCTTCGTGTTCGCGCGTCCTCAcctcgtttttctgattctcgcctctccgtcgtAGGCCTCTTCTCGAttgctgtgtctcctcggcttcgtgcgtctcggtctcctttgtcttctctcctttcctgtgttcctgtctccgttgtcttctctcgatttctGACGTCTCCATTTCACATATTTGCTTTCTGGTAGGCCGCTGCTAACGCAGGAGATCCCCATGGCTTCTCTGCTCGCCCTCCTTGACGTCACGGGCATTGCCATCCAGCCTCACTGTCACGAACAGCTCAAATCGGCCCTAGATGTGAGAAACGAGGCCTCCTGAACACTTCAACctccctcgcgtttcttcttcccgatctctgtctccacttttGCCTCATCGgtatctctcttctctcctctctcctcttctccgctgtctctcgtctctctcttctgcttctcctctgtctctcttcttcttcgtcttcttctctgtcatcttcttcctctcctcggtCTTCCTCTGTCATGTGAAATCgactctttctgtctccttcactcCAGCTTGCTCACGAAGAAGCAGTTCGCTCCTGCTTTTCGCCTGCGGAGTTTCTTCCAAGGTTCTGCCTCACATTCAAGTCTTTGCTTTgttgtctgtctcgctgGAATTCCGTCAGTCTTTTTtcctgcgcatgcgccgttCTCTGGCTCCGCATATGCTGTCTCTTTGTGAGGTGGTGCTCTGCCAAGCCATCGCGTTCTCGACTTTGGGAAGGGTCCTGAACGCCTGCACACCGAGCGGCAGAAAACTTCAAGTCTGGAATTGGACGTGACGCTTCTTTGTACGGCTTCTACCGCAACACCCCAGTGCGCGTCAATAGGATTCGTTTTCCTGTTGAGttcgctgttttcttcttggtttgctctccattctctcccgtctttttctgtggaAAACGATGCTGAAACAAATCAGAAAATGTGCATCCACCAGCATCTCGACTCCTCTCCCAAGAGTCTCCTGACCTTTTTTGTGAAGACGCAGTCTAtactttttttctgtctctctgttttcaggCAGCCCTCGTAgccgtggagaaagaagtgaaTCGAGTAGCTGGGACTTCTTGTGTTCAAGTtgcgtcgcctctgcagctttCCAGTTTGCTGTTTGATCAcctcgcgcttcctctccctgctCGGGCAATGGCCGTTCGTGGAAGTCGACCGCGAAAAGCCGCAAAGAAAACTCTCGCGCGCTCCACGGCAGAAGAAGTCCTCCAGGTGCACTTACAACCTGTAGATAGTTACTCTGATtgcttctttgctttttcagTGCATGACAGTTGATGCGCGCTCACACGTATACATTTCaacgaatgcatgcatcccTTTGGTCTCTGGCGACCTACAGAGCAGATGTTTTCAAATGCTCCGGATCCCGTCTTTTGGATGAtgtcctttttccttttcctgctGCGTCGAGGTCGCGGGGACCACATGAGGTGACACAGGTCTTGGGGGGCGTCAGTCCAAAAGAATTcagcgttttcctttcttttttccctctctgcgcctctttctgttgattttctcctctcgttgtATCCCCGTTTCCTGTCCattctcttgttcttttcgGAGAGCGAAGTCTCGCGGTGCAGACACCGAAGCTGAAGGGTCGGGGCGAAGCGACGGATCGATCCAGCGTCTGTTCTGCGTCCGTGGACCGGCAAGGCACTCTCTCGATGCAATGCATGTGCGTTTCTGCATTCTTTTCGAAAATTCACAGGAAATCGTGGACCTGCATCCTGTCGTCCCCCTGATCCAGAACTTCAGATCTCTCGCGAAACTTCGCTCGACGTACTTGGAGAGCACAGCTGCCGTGAGTAGAAACTGCTGCGAAGGTCGGGCATTCcgtgctttcttctcccccgttctctttcttctcccccgttttctctcgtttcctttttgcctcgtcatctttgtctccttccggATTTCGTTGCGTAGCTGCgctccgctgtctcccgttttctctcgggcGTCGCGGTTCCCAGCTGGAAACTCTGTTCggtctcggcttcctctgtGGCTGTCGAGCGGCTTCCACCTTTCCCCGCGAgtctctccagttcttctcctctccttcgccacTCCGCTGCTGTCCTGTGCAgctctccttgtcttcttcgtgcgCTCTGAGTGCGCCTGAGGGGGCGCCGTTCAAAGTTGCGTTCAAGCTCtacgacagagaggaagaaacctGTGAGCCAGCTTCCgacagcgagacgcagacaggagaagaaggtggaaaGGCGTCAGACACGCACACCTGCTTCGCGGACGCTGCGCGCGACTATCCGGCGCTCTATCCAACGAAGCACCCTCGGTGAGAAAGAGGAtttccttgctttcttcctgctctgctctccactttcctgTCGCGCGCCGTGGCGTCGCTGCCTCGAAGCGAACGGATGAGGTGACCCGAACGGGGCTTGGTTCCCtgagtttcctctctctctcgtttccttgttCGACTCCTGTTGCGCCCTCACGTTCCCCTCTCCGCCGCTGCTTCGTGTGCGCCTCTGTGAGCCTTTGCTTCCGAGTCCTCTGTGTCCAGAGACCATCCAGACTTCTGTCCACATCCAGACTTCTGTCCACATCCAGACTTCTGTCCACTTTGGCTGCCTCCTTCCTTTTGAAGTTCGCCTGTCAAGACACTGGGGCGACGCCGTGGCTTGTCTCGCACCTCGAAAAAAGCTGTGCACAGGGAAAGTTCCCTGAACGGACATGTTTCTCCTTgagttcctgtctctctcgagactgcctctctgcacaaaggcgaagagcgaacagagacgaacagGCTTTCACCGCGAGACTACGTAAACTTGTCTACACTTGAGAGGCTCTCTTTTCTGAGAtacctctctctgcagaggcagcgacgcgCGCTGGGGTC
It contains:
- a CDS encoding DNA polymerase I domain-containing protein (encoded by transcript TGME49_237830) codes for the protein MKRSRRSCTPWRSLLLPPSSSLPSLCFGLTSSRSLRRLRGNLDDDGESGRKWNFSSGDESRALGKDNAASSFPQSETVCRSRRYCGFVGLSRSCSLSFAPNSCSSRGSSRRLPSLSRLLSLTDLFRSSSSGEPPASHSSSFLCWSSSRRKNVLSVSLPPWLPSRAVSVSLLSFGNFPPHSGLSRVPSSSCPNAGLPLYTRSSPSPFPSLSMSPLSVSHSASLARCLSASSSSSSSLCSSLRYFSLRSSSLCSSSLCFFCSLPASSRSPCSPCPTPPLRSCRLSSPPFSPSLDAASVPLSDVRAHRQETLSRVFLPLRQDNEDLEKRVKEAAETLENAEPKRATTARNEAEGDTCLFLPQGERRRDADASERERTGRSKESEEQRRSRDTDNTFRETEHVTTMEAGAPALRAFEETTKKKKAGGKRSTKTKASAEGQAGSQREVIGVPEAVRKNKRTEKACSAGASLDSSAKKEKQREKTKISRKKHVVFDPKEAWSAFLNASENRVIAFSEFQEQCRVTGEAGRRGDLPTDEVRVVVTTVAELEALLQSQFVVSSAFRPSSPVGEASALSSSLSPRSAGASSLSGLWRPPFSSLSGCSPSAAAFLSPPASLCTLLCLFEDGSTTTRSSKRLTEARYSNRTYRSRFPEPVAFLLSLAHAPDAAAPRALGPRKGEDAAEDRETEEARSSSANCQEGRERQRGERRDDAKMVSTRESETKRDRGSREQTTLPFRWLHVLLPCNPRLFGDARMHLNGSPRTAAPPPSSTVSSSPSSSSASSFLSRSSSACSMAAACSSSSLSSFPSSSSSVSSLSTLTSLCLQSGSRASADELTEKIWETIRLVAHIDGLMLRSGGPTFCFSAQETLRPLLQRFPKDVLGFRTLLDGSLVHWLLHPDDPVDTAKPGALEQCVLLNEQEAKTANPDSSLPSPLPSLSSSAFPLDTRVSMDLSSDAKRQSEEGEEGEEGEEGEEGEEGEEEFDGGEGEEDSEQGEAESRSVESGEAGASRKKSSENEKTKKAGKTTRPATEEDTLEVADPRLAAFKAQLEVTAEDKGASGVSSTSSFHWFRVFHDAVLLARLALASRHLLRTHQLVQPLLTQEIPMASLLALLDVTGIAIQPHCHEQLKSALDAALVAVEKEVNRVAGTSCVQVASPLQLSSLLFDHLALPLPARAMAVRGSRPRKAAKKTLARSTAEEVLQEIVDLHPVVPLIQNFRSLAKLRSTYLESTAALSLSSSCALSAPEGAPFKVAFKLYDREEETCEPASDSETQTGEEGGKASDTHTCFADAARDYPALYPTKHPRVFTRWNQTRTVTGRLSSSYPNLQNIPKVMVLPSLSSLASSPSSSSSSSSSSSSSSGSPSSLSSSSSDSLWPLSSQLPKAVNCREAFRDDVQDGSAVVVAADYAQIEMRLLAHFCGNGPLQSLLTGRASREGRGGASEENDSQAPIDLYREMASLYAEIPSHEVTKELRDKVKVTCLALIYGSGTCTIARQMNISLAAASAFRSKFLFVFPDVSHFIRSIIAKGREDGFVTTLTGRRRYVPEAKSNSSHVRALGERLSVNSCIQGSASDIMKIAMMRLQAELLSL